A window from bacterium encodes these proteins:
- a CDS encoding HAMP domain-containing protein, giving the protein MRSTMRVNIAVKLAGVFTLVCLSLLVLVALVASVMTSKGLKSEASKRLDNDVAVTLHTFDYFAQDALASAQMVASNPKALRFVTSGAAANAGSGGANAAIDDLLDLLPKNRIVRVFDANGLPIKERGVPKEVSELVSAGVQLALANEPVKGVEPMGDQGLAIRGIAPMKVGDRVVGAVMVGSWLDRAFVDQIQGITGLEVGIAGGNSRISHWLAQTIRTDGSARLKGELPLAVVHQVRETGKVSKQVVRFGKDEYLGAFAPLFGDYGEFVGLLFIGEPQAPMQSAARQTQFSILCLALAGAILASLVATALSRTITNPIRELVAQATAIAQGDLSKRVAVDTGDELEQLAQAFNKMSESLAVMKQHDQNANPLTKLPGNVSIQAEVQGRLSSGEQLAILYTDLDNFKAYNDKFGFEQGDQVIRLCASVLQQAVQMVDHPGDFIGHIGGDDFIVVTHPKVAERLAREIIRIFDAEIPELYPAEDRERGYILSVDRRGQKQQFPLCSLSIALVTNEARDIKDFLELSSLAAEVKKYAKGIEGSNFARDRRNDRTAPLDGATV; this is encoded by the coding sequence ATGCGATCAACCATGCGTGTCAACATCGCCGTCAAGCTGGCCGGGGTCTTCACCCTGGTCTGCTTGTCGTTGCTGGTGCTGGTCGCGCTGGTCGCCTCGGTCATGACCTCCAAGGGCCTCAAGTCCGAAGCCAGCAAGCGCCTCGACAACGACGTGGCCGTCACCCTCCACACCTTCGACTACTTCGCGCAGGACGCGCTCGCCTCGGCCCAGATGGTCGCGAGCAACCCCAAGGCCCTGCGCTTCGTGACCTCGGGGGCTGCGGCCAACGCGGGGAGCGGCGGCGCCAATGCAGCCATCGACGACCTCCTCGACCTCTTGCCCAAGAACCGCATCGTCCGCGTCTTCGACGCCAACGGCCTCCCCATCAAGGAGCGCGGCGTCCCCAAGGAGGTTTCCGAGCTCGTCAGCGCGGGCGTCCAGCTCGCGCTCGCCAACGAGCCGGTCAAGGGCGTCGAGCCCATGGGCGATCAGGGCCTCGCCATCCGCGGCATCGCCCCCATGAAGGTCGGCGATCGCGTCGTGGGCGCCGTCATGGTCGGCTCGTGGCTCGACCGGGCCTTCGTGGACCAGATCCAGGGCATCACGGGCCTCGAAGTCGGCATCGCCGGCGGCAACTCGCGCATCAGCCACTGGCTCGCCCAGACCATCCGCACCGACGGCAGCGCCCGTCTCAAGGGCGAGCTGCCCCTCGCAGTCGTCCACCAGGTCCGCGAGACGGGCAAGGTCTCCAAGCAGGTCGTCCGCTTCGGCAAGGACGAGTACCTGGGCGCGTTCGCCCCCCTCTTCGGCGACTACGGCGAGTTCGTCGGGCTGCTCTTCATCGGCGAGCCCCAGGCCCCCATGCAGTCGGCCGCCCGCCAGACCCAGTTCTCGATTCTCTGCCTGGCGCTCGCGGGCGCCATCCTCGCCTCGCTGGTCGCCACCGCCCTGTCGCGCACCATCACCAACCCCATCCGCGAACTGGTGGCCCAGGCCACCGCGATCGCCCAGGGGGATCTCAGCAAGCGCGTCGCGGTCGATACCGGCGACGAGCTGGAGCAGCTCGCCCAGGCCTTCAACAAGATGAGCGAGTCGCTGGCCGTCATGAAGCAGCACGACCAGAACGCGAACCCGCTCACCAAGCTACCCGGCAACGTCTCGATCCAGGCCGAGGTGCAGGGCCGGCTCTCTTCGGGCGAGCAGCTCGCCATCCTCTACACCGACCTGGACAACTTCAAGGCCTACAACGACAAGTTCGGCTTCGAGCAGGGCGACCAGGTCATCCGGCTGTGCGCCTCGGTTCTGCAGCAGGCCGTTCAGATGGTCGACCACCCCGGCGACTTCATCGGCCACATCGGCGGCGACGACTTCATCGTCGTCACCCACCCCAAGGTGGCCGAGCGCCTCGCGCGCGAGATCATCCGGATCTTCGACGCCGAGATCCCCGAGCTGTACCCGGCCGAGGACCGCGAGCGCGGCTACATCCTCTCGGTCGATCGCCGCGGCCAGAAGCAGCAGTTCCCGCTCTGCTCGCTCTCCATCGCCCTGGTCACCAACGAGGCCCGCGACATCAAGGACTTCCTCGAGCTTTCGAGCCTCGCCGCCGAGGTCAAGAAGTACGCCAAGGGCATCGAGGGCTCGAACTTCGCCCGCGATCGCCGCAACGACCGCACCGCACCGCTGGACGGCGCGACCGTCTAA
- a CDS encoding PAS domain S-box protein yields the protein MQDLGIGLLFDHIRDAIVVADVESDRIVLLNRVAEDLFGYSAEEAIGQPVTLLMPERYKAVHLAGMRHFRETGHGRLIDSNRALELPGRHQSGREFYLELSLSPIPSRIGKRRFVLAVIRDVTERKNAELALAEQKELLERLITHMPAAIAFLDRDLTYRWNNPAHSRLIGLPAERILGRRVEAVLGEGARTVVPLLKRVLESDEPFHAQALPIRLGDGAVTTHWDLSYVPIRDASGTQLGILSLASEATERVAVERLQRQRIEELQHLSTLKDQFLSVLSHELRTPIQCVTGFGSLLDDEVAGPLNAEQHAFIKKILGASDVLIGLVNDMLDMSSIRAGKFLVEPSPVPASPLIAGAVEAYRAPATEKQLRLSWDVPADLPCLWADSKRVAQVIGKLVDNAIKFTPAGGSVAVRARAGKKWLVLSIADSGIGITPEQHALLFQPFTQVDMSSTRSVGGIGLGLSISKAIVEAHHGRIGVRSIPGKGSLFWVALPLSPPGSC from the coding sequence ATGCAGGACCTCGGCATCGGGCTGCTCTTCGACCACATCCGGGATGCCATCGTGGTCGCCGACGTGGAGAGCGATCGCATCGTGCTCTTGAACCGCGTGGCCGAAGACCTGTTCGGCTACTCCGCCGAAGAAGCGATCGGACAGCCCGTCACCCTCTTGATGCCCGAGCGTTACAAGGCCGTGCACCTCGCGGGCATGCGCCACTTCCGCGAGACGGGCCATGGTCGCCTCATCGACTCCAATCGCGCCTTGGAGCTGCCAGGGCGGCATCAGTCGGGCCGCGAGTTCTACCTCGAGCTCTCCCTGAGCCCGATCCCCAGCCGCATCGGGAAACGCCGGTTCGTGCTCGCCGTCATCCGGGATGTGACCGAGCGCAAGAATGCCGAGCTCGCGCTCGCCGAGCAGAAGGAGCTGCTGGAGCGGCTCATCACCCACATGCCGGCCGCCATCGCCTTCCTCGACCGCGATCTGACCTACCGCTGGAACAACCCCGCCCATTCACGCCTGATCGGCCTGCCTGCCGAACGAATCCTCGGGCGGCGCGTCGAAGCGGTCCTCGGCGAAGGTGCTCGGACGGTGGTGCCGCTCCTGAAGCGGGTGCTCGAATCGGACGAGCCGTTCCACGCACAGGCCCTGCCCATCCGGCTGGGCGATGGGGCGGTGACGACCCACTGGGACCTCAGCTACGTACCGATCCGCGATGCAAGCGGAACGCAGCTCGGGATCCTGAGCCTCGCCAGCGAAGCCACCGAGCGCGTCGCAGTCGAGCGTCTCCAGCGCCAGCGGATCGAAGAGCTCCAACACCTCTCCACCCTCAAGGATCAGTTCCTGAGCGTCCTCTCCCACGAGCTGCGCACTCCGATCCAGTGCGTCACCGGTTTCGGAAGCCTCCTGGACGACGAAGTGGCCGGGCCGCTCAACGCCGAGCAGCACGCCTTCATCAAGAAGATCCTGGGGGCATCCGACGTGCTCATCGGACTGGTCAACGACATGCTGGACATGAGCAGCATCCGAGCCGGCAAGTTCCTGGTCGAGCCCTCGCCGGTGCCTGCGAGCCCGCTGATCGCGGGAGCCGTCGAGGCATACCGCGCCCCGGCCACCGAGAAGCAGCTCCGGCTGAGCTGGGACGTGCCTGCCGATCTGCCCTGCCTCTGGGCCGATTCGAAGCGAGTCGCGCAGGTGATCGGGAAGCTGGTGGATAACGCGATCAAGTTCACGCCAGCGGGCGGGAGCGTTGCGGTCCGGGCGCGTGCAGGCAAGAAGTGGCTCGTCCTGAGCATCGCCGACAGCGGGATCGGCATCACCCCCGAGCAGCACGCGCTACTGTTCCAGCCCTTCACCCAGGTGGATATGAGCTCGACCCGGAGCGTCGGCGGGATCGGCCTCGGGCTGAGCATCAGCAAGGCGATCGTCGAGGCGCACCATGGGCGCATCGGGGTGCGCAGCATCCCCGGAAAGGGCAGCCTCTTCTGGGTCGCCCTGCCCTTATCCCCGCCTGGTAGCTGCTAG
- a CDS encoding GNAT family N-acetyltransferase, with protein MPRKPIMLETPRLFLREMTLEDVDPLFEVFGDPVAMRYFPAPYTREQLEASIARNQERYRTLGFGLWTAIAKDTHAVVGDCGPTIQTVEGRDELEIGYHFLPAYQGRGYATEAAAACLAWGFEHTGYERIISMMVVSHGASRRVAEKIHTRYLGEFERVSLPHCYYGTTRAEYSAR; from the coding sequence ATGCCCCGCAAGCCCATCATGCTCGAGACCCCGCGCCTTTTCCTGCGCGAGATGACCCTCGAGGACGTGGATCCTCTCTTCGAGGTCTTCGGGGATCCGGTCGCCATGCGCTACTTTCCGGCCCCCTACACCCGCGAGCAGCTCGAAGCGAGCATCGCCCGCAACCAGGAGCGCTACCGGACCCTGGGCTTCGGGCTGTGGACCGCGATCGCCAAGGACACCCATGCCGTCGTGGGGGACTGCGGGCCGACGATCCAGACCGTCGAGGGGCGCGACGAGCTCGAGATCGGCTACCACTTCCTGCCCGCCTACCAGGGGCGCGGCTACGCGACGGAGGCGGCAGCGGCCTGTCTCGCCTGGGGCTTCGAACATACCGGCTACGAGCGGATTATCTCGATGATGGTCGTGAGCCATGGCGCCTCGCGCCGGGTCGCCGAGAAGATCCACACCCGTTACCTGGGCGAGTTCGAGCGAGTGAGTTTGCCCCATTGCTACTACGGGACGACTCGCGCCGAATATAGCGCTCGCTAG
- a CDS encoding response regulator, which produces MDKEKILVVDDEASIRQIVETRLKLAGYEVITAADGVEALEKAAAHNPDLIVLDIMMPKIDGFEVCRELRKNMMTPIIMLTAKGDITDRIAALELGADDYVVKPFSPRELEARIKAVLRRTHTDVAKQATIKVDKLLIDTGKRQVLKEGKKVKLTEMEFNLLELLATNPGRAYSRSEILHQVWGYRLSQYSDTRVVDVHISRLRSKLEDDPSSPELILTARGTGYMFAHYTPQPVEATTTA; this is translated from the coding sequence ATGGATAAGGAAAAGATTCTCGTTGTCGATGATGAGGCAAGCATCCGCCAGATCGTGGAGACCCGCCTCAAGTTGGCCGGCTACGAGGTGATCACCGCAGCGGACGGCGTCGAAGCCCTCGAAAAGGCTGCGGCCCACAACCCCGACCTGATCGTCCTGGACATCATGATGCCCAAGATCGACGGGTTCGAGGTCTGCCGCGAGCTCCGCAAGAACATGATGACCCCCATCATCATGCTCACCGCCAAGGGCGACATCACCGACCGCATCGCGGCCCTCGAGCTCGGCGCCGACGACTACGTGGTCAAGCCCTTCTCCCCGCGTGAGCTGGAGGCCCGCATCAAGGCGGTCCTGCGCCGCACCCACACCGACGTCGCCAAGCAGGCCACCATCAAGGTGGACAAGCTCTTGATCGACACCGGCAAGCGCCAGGTCCTCAAGGAAGGCAAGAAGGTCAAGCTGACCGAGATGGAGTTCAACCTCCTCGAGCTGCTCGCGACCAACCCGGGCCGCGCCTACTCCCGTTCCGAGATCCTGCACCAGGTCTGGGGTTACCGCCTGAGCCAGTACTCGGACACCCGCGTGGTCGACGTCCACATCTCGCGCCTGCGCTCCAAGCTCGAGGACGATCCCAGCTCGCCCGAGCTCATCCTCACGGCGCGCGGCACGGGCTACATGTTCGCCCACTACACCCCGCAGCCGGTCGAAGCCACGACCACGGCCTAA
- a CDS encoding ABC transporter permease, whose amino-acid sequence MRFLFFIAARHLLARWRQTVMLILSVSVGVAILTTALSLTNGFEADLVDRILGTTPHVAVTDALTGMVKDYPRLQEEIKPQPHVKNVLPFINGQALLTRSGFSSGVLVRGIDPAQEKDNPDWTKYVLKGDLAPRGNLPGIMLGSELAKKLGAKSGDRLLLVSGLASKQPVVVTGLYQAGLYEYDAHVAYLDLRVAQQVFGLGDSVTGLSIRLDDVFAAPEVASELQRTVPYSVRSWTVNNSSLLGALALEKRVIFLVTMFIIIVATMGIANTLAMWVLEQSREIAILRALGSSGVTMGRMVVMEGAVVGVLGVALGLAAGVGLSLALGSFPLALPSDVYYIDRLPVRMEPLDFALTAVAALGVALMACLLPARRAIKLDPIEVIRRA is encoded by the coding sequence ATGAGGTTTCTGTTCTTCATTGCCGCCCGTCATCTTTTGGCTCGCTGGCGCCAGACGGTCATGCTCATCCTGAGCGTCTCGGTCGGCGTGGCAATCCTGACGACCGCCCTCTCGCTGACCAACGGCTTCGAGGCCGACCTGGTGGACCGCATCCTCGGCACCACCCCGCACGTGGCGGTCACCGACGCACTGACGGGCATGGTCAAGGACTACCCGCGCCTTCAAGAGGAGATCAAGCCCCAGCCCCACGTCAAGAACGTCCTGCCGTTCATCAACGGCCAGGCCCTCTTGACCCGCTCGGGCTTCTCGTCGGGGGTCCTGGTGCGCGGCATCGACCCCGCCCAGGAGAAGGACAACCCCGACTGGACCAAGTACGTCCTCAAGGGCGACCTCGCGCCCCGCGGGAACCTGCCAGGCATCATGCTGGGCAGCGAGCTCGCCAAGAAGCTCGGCGCCAAGAGCGGTGATCGCTTGCTCTTGGTCAGCGGCCTCGCTTCCAAGCAGCCGGTGGTCGTGACGGGGCTCTACCAGGCGGGACTCTACGAGTACGACGCGCACGTGGCCTACCTGGATCTGCGCGTCGCCCAGCAGGTATTTGGTCTCGGCGACAGCGTGACGGGCCTCTCGATTCGCCTCGACGACGTCTTCGCGGCCCCCGAGGTGGCCTCCGAGCTGCAGCGCACGGTGCCCTACAGCGTGCGCTCGTGGACGGTCAACAACAGCAGCTTGCTCGGGGCCCTGGCCCTGGAGAAGCGGGTGATCTTCCTGGTCACCATGTTCATCATCATCGTCGCGACCATGGGTATCGCCAACACCCTCGCCATGTGGGTGCTCGAGCAAAGCCGCGAGATCGCGATCCTGCGCGCGCTCGGATCGAGCGGGGTCACCATGGGCCGCATGGTGGTCATGGAGGGGGCCGTCGTCGGCGTCCTGGGGGTCGCCCTGGGCCTCGCGGCGGGCGTCGGCCTCTCGCTGGCGCTGGGGAGCTTCCCTTTGGCCTTGCCTTCGGACGTCTACTACATCGATCGCCTGCCCGTGCGGATGGAGCCCCTCGACTTCGCCTTGACGGCCGTTGCCGCCTTGGGGGTGGCCCTCATGGCCTGCCTCTTGCCCGCGCGCCGCGCCATCAAGCTGGATCCGATCGAGGTGATCCGGCGTGCGTGA